A window of Pantoea agglomerans contains these coding sequences:
- the oqxB gene encoding multidrug efflux RND transporter permease subunit OqxB gives MDFSRFFIDRPIFAAVLSILIFVTGLIAIPLLPISEYPDVVPPSVQVRAEYPGANPKVIADSVATPLEEAINGVENMMYMKSVAGSDGVLVTTVTFRPGTDPDQAQVQVQNRVAQAEARLPEDVRRLGITTQKMSPTLTLVVHMFSPHGKYDSLYLRNYATLKVKDELARLPGVGQIQIFGAGEYAMRVWLDPNKVAARGLTAADVVTAMQEQNVQVSAGQLGAEPLKKQSDFLLSINTAGRLENEQQFGNIILKTSDDGSLVRLRDVARIEMGSGSYALRSQLNNKDAVGIGIFQAPGANAIDLSNAVRAKMNELATRFPDDVKWAAPYDPTVFVRDSISAVVHTLLEAVALVVLVVILFLQTWRASIIPLLAVPVSVVGTFSVLYLLGFSLNTLSLFGLVLAIGIVVDDAIVVVENVERNIALGLSPQAAAHQAMREVSGPIIAIALVLCAVFVPMAFLSGVTGQFYKQFAVTIAISTVISAINSLTLSPALAAKLLKDHHAPKDIPTRIIDRLLGWLFRPFNRFFNSSAHGYEGLVGKTLRRRGAVFGVYVLLLAGAGFMFHAVPGGFIPTQDKLYLIGGVKMPEGSSLERTDEMIRKMSEIGMNTEGVAYSVAFPGLNALQFTNTPNTGTVFFGLKPFSERKHSAAEINAEINAKISQLQQGFGFSIMPPPILGLGQGSGYSLYVQDRAGLGYGALQTAINTLSGAVMQTPGMHYPISSYQANVPQLDVQVDRDKAKAQGVSLTDLFSTLQTYLGSSYVNDFNRFGRTWRVMAQADGEFRDSVEDIANLRTRNDRGEMVPVGSMVHITTTYGPDPVIRYNGYPAADLIGDADPRILSSAQAMTQLEAMSGQLLPNGMNIEWTDLSYQQATQGNTAFIVFPVAVLLAFLVLAALYESWTLPLAVILIVPVTMLSALVGVWLTGGDNNVFVQVGLVVLMGLACKNAILIVEFARELEMQGKGIVEAALEACRLRLRPIVMTSIAFIAGTVPLILGEGAGAEVRGVTGITVFAGMLGVTLFGLFLTPVFYVTLRKLVTRKAPQETMQTV, from the coding sequence GACGTGGTACCGCCCAGCGTGCAGGTGCGCGCCGAATATCCCGGTGCCAACCCGAAGGTGATTGCCGATTCGGTGGCTACGCCGCTGGAAGAGGCGATCAACGGCGTTGAAAATATGATGTATATGAAATCGGTGGCCGGTTCCGACGGCGTGCTGGTGACTACCGTCACCTTCCGCCCGGGCACCGATCCCGATCAGGCGCAGGTGCAGGTGCAAAACCGCGTCGCCCAGGCGGAAGCGCGCCTGCCGGAAGATGTGCGCCGCCTCGGCATCACCACCCAGAAGATGTCGCCAACGCTGACGCTGGTTGTGCATATGTTCTCGCCGCACGGCAAGTACGACTCGCTCTACCTGCGCAACTACGCCACGCTGAAGGTGAAAGATGAGCTGGCGCGCCTGCCTGGCGTGGGCCAGATTCAGATCTTCGGCGCGGGCGAATATGCGATGCGCGTCTGGCTCGATCCCAACAAAGTGGCTGCGCGCGGCCTGACCGCCGCCGACGTGGTGACGGCGATGCAGGAGCAGAACGTGCAGGTGTCAGCCGGCCAGCTGGGTGCCGAGCCGCTGAAGAAGCAGTCCGATTTTCTGCTCTCCATCAACACCGCTGGCCGCCTTGAAAACGAGCAGCAGTTCGGCAACATCATCCTGAAAACCTCGGATGACGGCTCACTGGTACGCCTGCGCGACGTGGCGCGTATCGAGATGGGCTCTGGCAGCTATGCCCTGCGTTCGCAGCTCAACAATAAGGACGCGGTCGGCATCGGTATCTTCCAGGCGCCGGGGGCCAACGCCATCGATCTCTCCAACGCGGTGCGCGCTAAGATGAACGAGCTGGCAACGCGCTTCCCGGACGATGTGAAGTGGGCTGCCCCTTACGACCCTACCGTGTTCGTGCGCGACTCTATCAGCGCGGTGGTGCATACGCTGCTGGAAGCGGTTGCCCTGGTGGTTCTGGTGGTGATCCTGTTCCTGCAGACCTGGCGCGCCTCGATCATTCCGCTGCTGGCGGTGCCGGTTTCGGTCGTCGGGACGTTCAGCGTGCTCTACCTGCTCGGCTTCTCGCTGAATACCCTGAGCCTCTTCGGGCTGGTGCTGGCGATCGGCATCGTGGTGGATGACGCCATCGTGGTGGTGGAGAACGTCGAGCGTAATATCGCGCTGGGCCTTTCACCGCAGGCGGCGGCGCATCAGGCGATGCGCGAGGTCTCCGGGCCGATTATCGCTATTGCGCTGGTGCTGTGCGCCGTGTTCGTGCCAATGGCGTTTCTCTCCGGCGTGACCGGCCAGTTCTATAAGCAGTTCGCGGTGACTATCGCCATTTCCACGGTGATCTCCGCCATCAACTCGCTGACCCTGTCTCCTGCGCTGGCGGCGAAGCTGCTAAAAGATCACCATGCGCCGAAAGATATTCCGACGCGAATTATCGATCGCCTGCTCGGCTGGCTGTTCCGTCCGTTCAACCGCTTCTTTAACAGCAGCGCGCACGGCTACGAAGGCCTGGTAGGCAAAACGCTGCGCCGCCGCGGCGCGGTGTTCGGCGTCTATGTGCTGCTGCTGGCGGGCGCGGGCTTTATGTTCCACGCCGTGCCGGGCGGCTTTATCCCGACGCAGGACAAACTCTATCTGATCGGCGGCGTGAAGATGCCGGAAGGCTCTTCGCTGGAGCGTACCGACGAGATGATCCGCAAGATGAGCGAAATCGGCATGAATACCGAAGGCGTCGCCTATTCTGTCGCCTTCCCCGGCCTGAATGCGCTGCAGTTCACTAACACGCCCAATACCGGCACGGTGTTCTTCGGTCTGAAGCCCTTTAGCGAGCGTAAGCACAGTGCGGCAGAGATTAACGCGGAGATCAATGCGAAGATTTCTCAGCTGCAGCAGGGGTTCGGCTTCTCCATTATGCCGCCCCCTATCCTCGGTCTGGGCCAGGGTTCCGGCTATTCGCTCTACGTGCAGGACCGCGCGGGGCTGGGCTACGGCGCACTGCAGACGGCGATTAACACCCTCTCCGGCGCGGTGATGCAGACGCCAGGGATGCACTATCCTATTTCGTCCTACCAGGCGAATGTGCCCCAGCTCGACGTGCAGGTGGATCGCGATAAAGCCAAGGCGCAGGGCGTATCGCTGACCGATCTCTTCAGCACGCTGCAAACCTATCTCGGTTCGTCATACGTCAACGACTTCAACCGTTTCGGCCGCACCTGGCGCGTGATGGCGCAGGCGGATGGCGAGTTCCGCGACAGCGTTGAGGATATCGCCAACCTGCGCACCCGCAACGATCGCGGCGAGATGGTGCCTGTCGGCAGCATGGTGCATATCACCACCACCTACGGGCCCGACCCGGTGATCCGCTATAACGGCTATCCGGCGGCGGACCTGATTGGCGATGCCGATCCGCGTATCCTCTCGTCCGCGCAGGCGATGACCCAGCTGGAAGCGATGTCCGGTCAGCTTTTGCCTAACGGCATGAATATTGAGTGGACCGACCTGAGCTATCAGCAGGCGACGCAGGGTAATACTGCCTTTATCGTCTTCCCGGTGGCGGTGCTGCTGGCGTTCCTGGTACTGGCCGCGCTCTATGAGAGCTGGACGCTGCCGCTGGCGGTGATCCTAATCGTACCGGTGACCATGCTGTCGGCGCTGGTCGGCGTCTGGCTGACGGGCGGCGATAACAACGTCTTTGTGCAGGTCGGCCTGGTGGTGCTGATGGGGCTGGCGTGTAAGAACGCCATTCTTATTGTGGAGTTCGCCCGCGAGCTGGAGATGCAGGGCAAAGGCATTGTGGAAGCGGCGCTGGAGGCCTGTCGCCTGCGTCTGCGTCCCATTGTGATGACTTCTATCGCCTTTATCGCCGGTACCGTGCCGCTGATTCTGGGCGAAGGCGCGGGCGCAGAAGTGCGCGGCGTTACCGGTATTACCGTGTTCGCCGGGATGCTGGGCGTCACGCTGTTCGGTCTGTTCCTGACCCCGGTGTTCTACGTCACGCTGCGTAAGCTGGTGACGCGCAAGGCACCGCAAGAAACGATGCAGACGGTGTAA